One window of Planctomycetia bacterium genomic DNA carries:
- the fliM gene encoding flagellar motor switch protein FliM, with amino-acid sequence MADILDQSEVDALLAAVSSGDTSTFESRGGEPSPREFSVYDFKRPERVSKDQMRSLQAIHEGFARNFGASLSAFLRTIVETRVATAEQLTYSEFIHSLPSPTSFNMLSAPQLAGQVCLELSPLIVFPIVDRLLGGTNSDIFIPQRPLTSIEQRLVNRIIDRALGSLTEAWSELVEVKFELAGSESNPHLVQIVAPNEVVVVIGFEIKVGSRAGTMSICIPFNVIEPVIGKLAVQSWLVYSTGGSTSDQSRHVTRNLRKAELPLTAMLGETTITVNELMDLAPGDIIQLEKLIDRDFILEVRGQKKFAGKLGKLRGKRALQITRNADSEEPL; translated from the coding sequence ATGGCGGACATCCTCGATCAAAGCGAAGTAGACGCCCTGCTGGCCGCCGTGTCCAGTGGAGACACGTCAACATTTGAGAGTCGCGGCGGCGAGCCGAGCCCGCGCGAGTTCAGCGTCTACGATTTCAAGCGTCCGGAGCGGGTGAGCAAGGACCAGATGCGCTCGCTTCAGGCGATCCACGAGGGATTCGCCAGAAACTTCGGGGCGTCGCTTTCGGCATTTTTGCGGACGATCGTTGAGACGCGCGTGGCCACGGCGGAGCAACTAACCTACAGCGAGTTCATTCACTCGTTGCCCAGCCCGACGTCGTTCAACATGCTTTCAGCGCCGCAGCTTGCCGGGCAGGTTTGCCTGGAGTTGAGCCCACTGATCGTGTTCCCGATTGTCGATCGGCTTCTGGGTGGCACGAATTCGGACATCTTCATCCCGCAGCGACCGCTGACTTCGATCGAGCAGCGACTGGTGAATCGGATCATCGATCGAGCCCTGGGCAGTCTGACCGAGGCGTGGTCGGAGCTTGTGGAAGTCAAGTTCGAGCTGGCCGGTTCGGAGAGCAACCCGCATCTGGTGCAGATCGTCGCGCCGAATGAAGTCGTGGTGGTCATCGGCTTCGAGATCAAGGTGGGCTCGCGCGCGGGGACGATGAGCATCTGCATTCCATTCAATGTGATCGAGCCGGTCATCGGCAAGCTCGCGGTGCAAAGCTGGCTGGTCTATTCGACAGGCGGAAGCACGTCGGATCAATCGCGCCATGTGACGCGGAACCTGCGGAAGGCGGAGTTGCCGCTGACCGCGATGCTGGGCGAGACGACGATCACGGTGAACGAACTGATGGACCTGGCGCCGGGCGACATCATACAACTGGAGAAGCTGATCGATCGCGACTTTATCCTGGAGGTGCGCGGTCAGAAGAAATTCGCCGGAAAGCTCGGCAAGCTGCGAGGCAAGCGCGCCCTGCAGATCACGCGCAATGCCGACTCCGAAGAGCCGCTCTGA
- the cysC gene encoding adenylyl-sulfate kinase, which yields MTQIKATNVVWHEGHVERAGREKLLGQQGCTIWLTGLPSSGKSTIGFSLEHMLLQQGRMAYVLDGDNVRHGLNKNLGFSAEDRAENIRRIGEVAKLFADAGVITITSFVSPYRADRDIVRKLHADAKPALPFFEVFVDTPVELCEERDPKGLYKKARAGEIKNFTGVSDPYEAPTNAELVLKTAGMKLEECVATLAAHLQKSGILPA from the coding sequence ATGACGCAGATCAAGGCGACGAACGTTGTTTGGCACGAGGGTCACGTTGAGCGGGCGGGCCGCGAGAAGCTGCTGGGGCAGCAGGGCTGCACCATCTGGCTGACGGGGCTGCCGTCGTCCGGCAAGAGCACCATCGGCTTCTCGCTGGAGCACATGCTCTTGCAGCAGGGTCGCATGGCCTACGTTCTCGACGGCGACAACGTCCGCCACGGGCTGAACAAGAACCTCGGCTTTTCCGCGGAGGACCGTGCCGAGAACATCCGCCGCATCGGCGAGGTGGCGAAGCTGTTCGCCGACGCCGGTGTCATCACGATTACATCGTTCGTGAGCCCCTACCGGGCGGACCGGGACATCGTGCGGAAGCTGCACGCGGACGCCAAGCCGGCACTGCCGTTCTTCGAGGTGTTTGTCGATACGCCGGTCGAGCTGTGCGAGGAGCGGGACCCGAAGGGGCTTTATAAGAAGGCCCGTGCGGGGGAGATCAAGAATTTTACGGGCGTGTCCGACCCGTACGAAGCTCCGACGAACGCGGAGCTGGTATTGAAGACGGCGGGGATGAAGCTGGAGGAGTGCGTGGCGACGCTTGCGGCGCATCTTCAGAAGAGCGGGATTCTGCCGGCGTGA
- the cysK gene encoding cysteine synthase A: MGRLYQNIIETIGRTPLVRVNRIIQSKAEVYAKLEFFNPMSSVKDRIGKSMIEAAERSGKVDKDTHFIEPTSGNTGIGLAFVCAAKGYKLTLTMPESMSMERRMLLRGLGANLVLTPAADGMRGAIAKAQELVKSTPNSIMPQQFDNPANPQVHRETTAVEIWEDTDGKVDILVSGIGTGGTITGVGEVIKQKKPGFKCVAVEPEESPVLTQVRESKPIQPGPHKIQGIGAGFVPSVLNVEIYDEIIRVNSADAMSWARKCCREEGIFCGISSGAALCAANQVAMRPESAGKLIVVVLPSSGERYLSTALFQEA, encoded by the coding sequence ATGGGACGCCTCTACCAAAACATCATTGAAACCATCGGCCGCACGCCCCTGGTTCGGGTGAACCGGATCATCCAATCGAAAGCCGAGGTGTACGCCAAGCTCGAATTTTTCAACCCCATGTCCAGCGTGAAGGACCGCATCGGCAAGTCGATGATCGAGGCGGCCGAGCGCTCCGGCAAGGTGGACAAGGACACGCACTTCATCGAGCCGACGAGCGGCAACACGGGCATCGGCCTGGCCTTCGTCTGCGCGGCGAAGGGATACAAGCTGACGCTGACCATGCCGGAGTCGATGAGCATGGAGCGGCGGATGCTGCTTCGCGGACTCGGGGCGAATCTGGTGCTGACGCCGGCGGCCGACGGAATGCGCGGGGCCATCGCCAAGGCACAGGAGTTGGTCAAGTCCACGCCCAACTCCATCATGCCGCAGCAGTTTGACAACCCGGCGAATCCGCAGGTCCACCGCGAGACGACGGCCGTCGAAATCTGGGAGGACACCGACGGCAAGGTGGACATCCTCGTCTCCGGCATCGGCACGGGCGGGACGATCACGGGTGTCGGCGAAGTCATCAAGCAGAAGAAGCCGGGCTTCAAGTGCGTGGCGGTCGAGCCGGAAGAGTCGCCGGTGCTGACGCAGGTGCGCGAGTCGAAGCCGATACAGCCCGGTCCGCACAAGATACAGGGCATCGGAGCGGGGTTTGTACCGTCGGTGCTGAATGTTGAGATATACGATGAGATCATCCGCGTGAACTCGGCGGATGCGATGAGCTGGGCGCGGAAGTGCTGCCGGGAAGAGGGCATCTTCTGCGGGATTTCGTCGGGCGCGGCGCTTTGCGCGGCGAATCAGGTGGCCATGCGGCCGGAGAGCGCGGGCAAGCTGATCGTCGTCGTCTTGCCGTCGAGCGGGGAGCGATACCTGAGCACGGCGTTGTTTCAGGAGGCCTGA
- a CDS encoding DinB family protein, whose translation MTRLELLIDRLQVARGWTQSLIADIEESRWFEMPGPGVGHPAWQIGHLAASQVALVHMRCFGKKSSDVVGESIIPTFGRGSTPVADKSKYPPLAEIRSMFDGIHADAIGLISNMKDAELDESVSGDPHPLFKTKGGAIGMTAMHETFHAGQIAMTRRIFGKAPLR comes from the coding sequence ATGACGAGACTTGAACTGCTGATCGATCGACTTCAGGTGGCGCGGGGATGGACGCAAAGCCTGATCGCCGACATTGAGGAGTCGCGCTGGTTTGAGATGCCTGGCCCCGGCGTGGGGCATCCGGCGTGGCAGATCGGCCACCTTGCGGCGTCACAGGTCGCGCTGGTTCACATGCGGTGCTTCGGGAAGAAGTCTTCGGATGTGGTGGGCGAGTCGATCATTCCGACGTTTGGCCGGGGCTCCACGCCGGTGGCGGACAAGTCGAAGTACCCCCCGCTGGCCGAGATTCGATCGATGTTTGACGGCATCCACGCGGATGCGATCGGACTCATTTCAAACATGAAGGACGCGGAGCTGGACGAGTCCGTGAGCGGCGATCCGCATCCCCTGTTCAAGACGAAGGGCGGCGCGATCGGGATGACGGCGATGCACGAGACGTTTCACGCGGGACAGATCGCGATGACCCGGCGCATCTTCGGCAAGGCGCCGCTCAGATAA
- a CDS encoding class II fumarate hydratase, which translates to MPQETRIEKDSMGPMTVPASALWGASTQRAVENFPISGYRLGRRFIWAMGLIKQCAAEVNAELGVVPKDKTDWIGKAAQEVIDGKLDEHFVVDVFQTGSGTSTNMNANEVIAHRAVQLAGGDKGQIHPNDHVNQSQSSNDVIPTAMHVSAAAALKEDLVPALEKLAAGLAAKAKDFDGIVKIGRTHLQDATPIRLGQEFSGYAAQAKLSVMRANKAINALRELPIGGTAVGTGINTPKGFGERVSKRLAQKTKIDFVEAADHFEAQHAKDGFVEASGLLRTIAVSMIKIANDIRFLSSGPRCGIGEINLPSTQPGSSIMPGKVNPVMCEMLMQSAAHAIGADAVVASAATILGNFDLHVGMPVMAHHFLESVRILSNAVRVFNDRCVVGIEANAQRAEELVEQSLAMCTSLAPVIGYDQAAAIAKEAFKSGKTVRQVALEQKVVSEEKLRSLLDPRAMTEPGATGGPVGG; encoded by the coding sequence ATGCCGCAGGAAACGCGAATAGAGAAGGATTCAATGGGCCCCATGACCGTCCCCGCCAGCGCGCTGTGGGGTGCGTCCACCCAAAGGGCCGTGGAGAATTTCCCGATCTCCGGCTACCGATTGGGCCGCCGGTTCATCTGGGCCATGGGCCTCATCAAGCAGTGCGCCGCCGAGGTGAACGCCGAGTTGGGCGTCGTCCCGAAGGACAAGACCGACTGGATCGGCAAGGCCGCCCAGGAAGTCATCGACGGCAAGCTCGACGAGCATTTCGTCGTCGACGTCTTCCAGACCGGCTCCGGCACGTCGACCAACATGAACGCCAACGAAGTCATCGCCCATCGCGCCGTGCAACTCGCCGGCGGTGACAAGGGGCAGATTCATCCCAACGACCACGTCAATCAGTCGCAGAGTTCCAACGATGTCATTCCGACGGCCATGCACGTCTCCGCCGCCGCGGCCCTCAAGGAAGATCTCGTGCCCGCTCTGGAAAAACTCGCCGCCGGACTGGCCGCCAAGGCGAAGGACTTCGACGGCATCGTGAAGATCGGGCGCACCCACCTGCAGGACGCCACGCCGATCCGCCTCGGCCAGGAGTTCTCCGGCTACGCCGCCCAGGCGAAGCTCTCCGTCATGCGCGCCAACAAGGCGATCAACGCCCTGCGCGAATTACCCATCGGCGGCACCGCAGTCGGCACCGGCATCAATACCCCCAAGGGATTCGGCGAACGCGTCTCCAAGCGCCTCGCCCAGAAGACGAAAATCGATTTCGTCGAGGCCGCCGATCACTTTGAGGCCCAGCACGCCAAGGACGGCTTCGTTGAGGCGTCCGGCCTGCTCCGCACCATCGCCGTCAGCATGATCAAGATCGCCAACGACATCCGATTTCTCTCGTCCGGTCCGCGCTGCGGCATCGGAGAAATCAATCTCCCTTCCACCCAGCCCGGCAGTTCGATCATGCCCGGCAAGGTGAATCCGGTCATGTGCGAGATGCTGATGCAGTCGGCGGCCCACGCCATCGGCGCCGATGCCGTGGTGGCCAGCGCCGCGACGATCCTCGGAAACTTCGACCTGCACGTCGGCATGCCGGTCATGGCCCATCACTTCCTGGAATCCGTGCGCATCCTTTCCAACGCGGTGCGCGTCTTCAACGACCGCTGTGTCGTCGGCATCGAGGCCAACGCACAGCGCGCCGAGGAACTCGTCGAGCAGAGTCTCGCCATGTGCACCTCGCTCGCGCCGGTCATCGGCTACGACCAGGCCGCCGCCATCGCCAAGGAGGCATTCAAGTCAGGCAAGACCGTCCGGCAAGTCGCGCTGGAGCAGAAGGTTGTTTCCGAGGAAAAGCTAAGGTCATTACTCGATCCGCGAGCCATGACCGAACCGGGCGCAACCGGTGGCCCCGTAGGCGGTTAG